A stretch of Acropora muricata isolate sample 2 chromosome 7, ASM3666990v1, whole genome shotgun sequence DNA encodes these proteins:
- the LOC136922963 gene encoding tetratricopeptide repeat protein 28-like, whose product MSDIKKAIEYFKKHLTTAIQNGDRDREEGAYSSLGNVYQLLGDYRKAIEYHGKHLKIAIEIGDRSGEGGAYGNLGNAYQSLGDYRKAIEYHGKHLKIEIELGDRGEEGRACGGLGNAYDSLGDYRKAIEYHEKHLKIAIEIGDRGGEGRAYGNLGNAHQSLGDYQKAIEYHGKHLKIEIELGDRGEEGRACGGLGNAYDSLGDYQKAIEYHEKHLKIAIEIGDRGGEGRAYGNLGNAHQSLGDYQKAIEYHGKHLKIAIEIGDRSGEGGAYGNLGNVYQLLGDYRKAIEYHEKRLKIAIEIGDRGGEGRGYGNLGNAYRSLSDYRKAIEYHEKHLKIAIEIGDRNGEGGAYGSLGNAYRSLSDYRKAIEYHEKHLKIAIEIGDRDGEGRAYGSLGNAYLSLSDYRKAIEYHEKHLKIAIEIGDRAGEGGAYGSLGNAYLSLSDYRKAIEYHENHLKIAIEIGDRDGEGRAYGSLGNAHQSLGDYQKAIEYHGKHLKIAIEIGDRSGEGGAYGNLGNVYQLLGDYRKAIEYHEKRLKIAIEIGDRGGEGRGYGSLGNAYWSLSDYRKAIEYDEKHLKIAIEIGDRNGEGGAYGSLGNAYRSLSDYRKAIEYHEKHLKIAIEIGDRDGEGRAYGSLGNAYQSMGDYQKAIQYHEKYLKIAIEIGDSYGEGRAYGSLGNAYRSLSDSQKAIKYHEKHLKIAIEIGDRDGEGGAYGNLANAYQSMGDYQKAIEYHEKHLKIALEIGDQDGEGGAYGSLGNAYRSLSDYRKAIEYHEKHLKIAIEIGDRGGEGGAYGNLGIAYDSLGDYRKAIEYHGKHLKIAIEIGDRDGEGGAYGSLGSAYQSMGDYRKAIECHAKHLKIAIEIGDRSGEGRSYGSLGNVYQLLGDYRKAIEYHEKHLKIAIEIGDRGGEGGAYGSLGNSYQSLRDYRKAIEYHEKHLKIAIEIGDRCGEGGAYGNLGNAYQSMGDYQKAIGYHEKHLKIAIEIGDRGGEGGAYGNLGNSYDSLGDYLKAIEYHEKHLKNATEIGDQAGEGTAYHNIGMVLFFLEETEKAVDNFVSAVDVFNSLRSLLKSQDNWKINFRELHEATYTSLWVSLLRIKKIDEALFAAEQGRAQTLSDNLLLQYELNSSSSSATIDTKETILHLLTTLSSPTLFLAIQGFTTNIWFLRRGMKTVFRQGRLEGDRREKQPLLALLQSSLEEMKAEEPKTCEDRTFDEIEDECSFSIGARGKGVGKPALSSLDNPFKPFYDAVIDPILDMLEPQDDELVIVPDGALCLTPWAAVFESIRIRIVPSLTSYQLILSVPESHRKKKGALLVGNPCLKELKKPLDDLPCAQEEVEMISSILKTTPLTGIHATKAEVMKRMSSVALIHIAAHGNERTGEIALSPNPGWSSKFPQRKDYILKMSDVHAANLRARLVVLSCCHSGRGRVLKGEGVVGIARAFLAAGARSVLVTLWAIDDEATMVFMKSFYQQLKEGNTASAAVQQSMKFLRESEQFYEMKYWAPFQLIGDDVKIEFEAGDDVKK is encoded by the coding sequence ATGAGTGACATTaagaaagccattgagtactttaaaaaacatttgacaaCTGCAATACAAAATGGTGATCGGGACCGAGAAGAAGGAGCTTATAGCAGTCTAGGTAATGTTTaccagttactgggtgactatcgaaaagccattgagtatcatggaaaacatttgaaaattgcaatagaaattggtgatcggagcggagaaggaggagcctatggaaatctcggtaatgcttaccagtcactgggtgactatcgaaaagccattgagtatcatggaaaacatttgaaaattgaaatagaacttggtgatcggggcgaagaaggacgagcctgtggaggtctcggtaatgcttatgactcattgggtgactatcggaaagctattgagtatcatgaaaaacatttgaaaattgcaatagaaattggtgataggggcggagaaggacgagcctatggaaatctcggtaatgctcaccaatcactgggtgactatcaaaaagccattgagtatcatggaaaacatttgaaaattgaaatagaacttggtgatcggggcgaagaaggacgagcctgtggaggtctcggtaatgcttatgactcattgggtgactatcagaaagctattgagtatcatgaaaaacatttgaaaattgcaatagaaattggtgatcggggcggagaaggaagagcctatggaaatctcggtaatgctcaccaatcactgggtgactatcaaaaagccattgagtatcatggaaaacatttgaaaattgcaatagaaattggtgatcggagcggagaaggaggagcctatggaaatctcggtaatgtttaccagttactgggtgactatcgaaaagccattgagtatcatgaaaaacgtttgaaaattgcaatagaaattggtgatcggggcggagaaggacgaggctatggaaatctcggtaatgcttaccggtcactaagtgactaccgaaaagccattgagtatcatgaaaaacatttgaaaattgcaatagaaattggtgatagaaacggagaaggaggagcctatggaagtctcggtaatgcttaccggtcactaagtgactatcgaaaagccattgagtatcatgaaaaacatttgaaaattgcaatagaaattggtgatagggacggagaaggacgagcctatggaagtctcggtaatgcttacctgtcactaagtgactatcgaaaagccattgagtatcatgaaaaacatttgaaaattgcaatagaaattggtgatagggccggagaaggaggagcctatggaagtctcggtaatgcttacctgtcactaagtgactatcgaaaagccattgagtatcatgaaaatcatttgaaaattgcaatagaaattggtgatagggatggagaaggacgagcctatggaagtctcggtaatgctcaccaatcactgggtgactatcaaaaagccattgagtatcatggaaaacatttgaaaattgcaatagaaattggtgatcggagcggagaaggaggagcctatggaaatctcggtaatgtttaccagttactgggtgactatcgaaaagccattgagtatcatgaaaaacgtttgaaaattgcaatagaaattggtgatcggggcggagaaggacgaggctatggaagtctcggtaatgcttactggtcactaagtgactaccgaaaagccattgagtatgatgaaaaacatttgaaaattgcgatagaaattggtgatagaaacggagaaggaggagcctatggaagtctcggtaatgcttaccggtcactaagtgactatcgaaaagccattgagtatcatgaaaaacatttgaaaattgcaatagaaattggtgatagggacggagaaggacgagcctatggaagtctcggtaatgcttaccaatcaatgggtgactatcaaaaagccattcagtatcatgaaaaatatttgaaaattgcaatagaaattggtgatagctacggagaaggacgagcctatggaagtctcggtaatgcttaccggtcactaaGTGACtctcaaaaagccattaagtatcatgaaaaacatttgaaaattgcaatagaaattggtgatcgggacggagaaggaggagcctatggaaatctcgctaatgcttaccagtcaatgggtgactatcaaaaagccattgagtatcatgaaaaacatttgaaaattgcactagaaattggtgatcaggacggagaaggaggagcctatggaagtctcggtaatgcttaccggtcactaagtgactaccgaaaagccattgagtatcatgaaaaacatttgaaaattgcaatagaaattggcgatcggggcggagaagggggagcctatggaaatctcggtattgcctacgactcattgggtgactatcggaaagcaattgagtatcatggaaagcatttgaaaattgcaatagaaattggtgatagggacggagaaggaggagcctatggaagtctcggtagtgcttaccagtcaatgggtgactatcgaaaagccattgagtgtcatgcaaaacatttgaaaattgcaatagaaattggtgatcggagcGGAGAAGGACGAagctatggaagtctcggtaatgtttaccagttactgggtgactatcgaaaagccattgagtatcatgaaaaacatttgaaaattgcaatagaaattggtgatcggggcggagaaggaggagcctatggaagtctcggtaattcTTACCAGTCATTgcgtgactatcgaaaagccattgagtatcatgaaaaacatttgaaaattgcaatagaaattggtgatcggtgcggagaaggaggagcctatggaaatctcggtaatgcttaccagtcaatgggtgactatcaaaaagccattgggtatcatgaaaaacatttgaaaattgcaatagaaattggtgatcggggcggagaaggaggagcctatggaaatctcggtaattcttacgactcattgggtgactatctgaaagccattgagtatcatgaaaaacatttaaaaaatgcaacagaaattggtgatcaggccggagaaggaacagcttatcacaacattggaatggtattattttttcttgaagaaactgaaaaggctgtggataattttgtttccgctgtggatGTCTTCAATTCCTTGAGATCTTTATTGAAGTCTCAAGAtaactggaaaataaactttcgtgagctGCACGAAGCAACGTACACTTCTTTGTGGGTGTCGTTGCTAAGAATTAAAAAGATCGATGAAGCTTTGTTTGCAgctgaacaaggacgagcgcagactttgtctgatAATTTGTTGCTTCAATATGAACTTAATTCATCCTCATCATCTGCCACAATTGACACGAAAGAGACAATATTACACCTCCTCACAACGCTTTCTtcaccaactctttttctagcaattcAAGGCTTTACGAccaacatctggtttctgagaAGGGGAATGAAAACTGTTTTTCGGCAAGGGAGGCTCGAGGGTGATAGAAGAGAGAAACAGCCCTTACTCGCCTTACTGCAATCATCTTTAGAAGAAATGAAGGCCGAAGAACCAAAAacatgtgaagatcgcacatttgatgaaatTGAAGATGAATGCTCGTTTAGCATAGGAGCGCGGGGTAAAGGAGTTGGAAAACCAGCATTGTCGTCTTTGGATAATccctttaagccattttatgatgctgTTATTGATCCAATTCTTGACATGCTTgaacctcaagacgacgagttggtcattgttcctgatggtgcgctgtgccttactccatgggccgcagtttttgaatcgattaggattcgcattgTTCCATCACTTACAAGTTATCAGTTGATCTTAAGTGTACCCGAAAGCCATCGCAAGAAGAAGGGGGCGCTTTTGGTTGGAAATCCCTGCttaaaagagttgaagaaacccttagatgacttaccatgtgctcaagaagAAGTAGAAATGATATCATCAATTCTCAAGACCACACCTCTGACAGGAATAcatgcaacaaaagctgaagtgatgaaacggatgtcTTCAGTTGccttaattcatattgctgcccacggaaacgagcgCACTGgggaaattgctttgtctccaaaccctggatggtcttcaaagttccctcaaagaaaggattacattttaaaaatgtccgatgtgcatgctgccaatcttcgagctcgtcttgtggtgctaagttgctgtcacagtggacgaggcagagtcttgaagggtgagggtgtggtcggtatcgcacgtgcttttttggcagctggtgctcgttctgtgttggtgaccctgtgggcaatagatgacgaagctaccatggtgttcatgaaaagtttctaccaacagcTGAAGGAAGGAAACACCGCCAGTGCTGCCGTTCAGCAATCGATGAaattccttcgtgaatctgagcaGTTTTATGAGATgaagtactgggctccattccaacttatcggagatgacgtcaagattgaattcgaggcgggtgatgacgtcaaaaaatga